attgattgaagctggatttcacaatggtcaacctgaagaggccactacagaggtgccaccaccagcatttgtgcccccatgtataagtatagatgtctcgcatttatttgcaactgatcaggtattctttgaacatatttttgcattgttttgagagtgtaatatatcaattcttattatgtcttgatcacccttgtaatcaattcttattattataacagattttccctacccgtgatgatcttatcaattgggttcatggaattgcgattgaaaatggatatgttacgttgatcacaaagtcagattatggtgggaatggaagcagaaaagcttatgtcatgttggggtgcgagaagcatggtaaatatgttccctacagagaccctgaccttgttgaagggacgagatcacaaaagacaggttgtccttttagactaaaaggacgacctaggaaaaatggcatagatagagattggcggctaaaggtgatggaaggtatacacaaccatgaaccagctaggtcactacttgggcacaattttgttggtcgtctaaaacccggagagaaggagcaagtgggaaaaatgacaaggagttgggttccaccgagaaagatgttgttgactttgaaggaaaacaatccttcaaacttgactaccatatctcagatttatggtgtttgcaagaggttaagaaaatccctccgcggggaattgacagaaatgcaacacttgttgaagaagttggacggtgacaagtatgtccactttgaaagacatgagcctggatcggaagtcattagagatgtattttgggctcatccaaatgctatcaaattgttcaacacattcccgtatgtagtgattatggattgcacatacaagacaaacaaatatgcaattcccttgcttgagattgttggactgacttccacagataagacatactccatagccttttgctacattgttaatgagggcacagatgactacgtttgggcactggagtgtatgaagtctctattagctgatcaagccatgttgcctaaggtgattgttactgacagggatcttgccttattgagtgctgctaagcaaagccttcctaacactacacatttattatgcttgtggcacatcaacaagtgtgttttggcaaagtgcaaactctatgttggcacagatgattttgctgaattggttatgatgaagtgggcagaggtggtggatgctgcaacagttgaagaatttgaagtgaaatggatgcaattgtttaatatgtgcaaggcAAAATACATcaactttacctcctattgttctactacatggttggtccacaaggagaaattcgccaaggcatggacaaatcatgtgatgcactttggaacaacaacaagtaacaggtaaaaaaattacatgagcttaatttatgcgttgtttgttcatttgatagattgttgttaataagatatctatttgttgtttgcagggctgagggtgcacatgccagtttgaagaagatgttacgggattgcaagggtgacctggccacttcatgggatgcgtcgcatagtttgacatgtaatcgacatactgaaatattagcatcgtttgagcgcagtattcacagaattgatcacattttcatgttcccattttacacaaatattagaggatttgtgtcaaacaaatgtCTGCAGCTCATCGACGCtgaacatataagaatgaagtcctacggcggatgcgattgcttgttgagagagactcatggactaccttgcgattgtgaacttgcaggtcaccggtttaccactctcttgtcaattaattctatttgttattgaaagtgacacttttgtgaacttgcaggttatgaaagaattccatatgagtcaattcatccattctggaagagactgagttgggagcatgtacctgaacctgttgcagatactaccagcaaccatatttgcggcatgaaccatggagatatgcaaccagaagttgaggcattgacacattatttcagttctttggatacaggagggcagagtatggtaaggaggaagcgtcaagcgatctattgtcctgaaagcagttcactttgtactcctgcggttaagataaggtccaagcgcactcttaaggcgaatgagaaaatatcacccaagaataaagcaataggatccttgactcgtgatctttcaggttttgaacatgttgatagggagatcaaagaggcaaagaaggtttcacaaccaccaaagaagaagaagcgtgtgaagaagtctgatacaagctatttcatgggtcattttccatcctttttccacccatatatacaaacagttcagaatgttgaggatgatggtaactgtggctatagagccGTTGCTGCATTACTCGGACTACCATCAGGTGAGGAAAGTTGGTCATGGGTTAGGGCAGCGTTGATAGAAGAACTTGAACGACACAGAGGGttgtatgatgaaatgtggTCCAGACATGTGGTTAATGTCTTACATTCCCGACTCACTCTTCCTCCTGGTGATCCGGCTACCGaggataaatggatgcaactgccagagatgggataccttgtagcaaccaggttccaagtGGTTTTCATATCCATCTCCTCTACGGGTTGTTGGTCATACCTTCCACTAAGAGGAGAAGGTCCACCGGATGTACATCATGTTATAGCTGTTGgtcatgtgataaatcactttgtacaggtattttttgattgagtacactaatatccaattggtgaattgatttgttgtatttgcaagttatctaattttattgttattctctataatgtagctccatctaactcttggacattctatgccgccaattgctctccagtggGAACGGTATGTTGATCCTACATCAGTAAGCTGGTGCGTCCCATATGATACACGTTTACGCAGGTTCACATCAGAATTCGAAGCTTTgcttgttacttttggtgttcctcttagtcaccaaagctatgtagacatcacctcagattgacaccacacttttgtgtgatattcatttgtaaacgctctgtaatattaatctgatgggccttgcccttatgatgttcatttgttgcttttaataatattaatttgatggtcaTTGTTATATTGATGGGCCTGTCATTAGTCCTGCCTTTGATTATTTACGGTGTAGTTATACAGGTTTTTTCAATATAAGAGTCGGCATATAATGACTGgaaatagaaagcatgattaatataaagagagtcataatgtcataatataaaaatacacaaaaaatatacaaatatacagtcaaTCACTCGCATCGACCCCTACCGGCCCCCCTACGACCTCTAGGTCCActagctctgcctccacgcgcaccctctgcaggagcaccctctccacggcctctgcctccacggcctctgcctccacgcgctctgtctccacgacctctgcctcccGCAGCTCTAGCTCCTCGGACAACAGCAAAGGCTACCCCCTGGGTACCAATGAAGGCattggatctaataagatccagcgccctctcagtgagggatcgggAATGCGTGCCCTCTGCAGGAGCATCTGACACCTcgagtgactgctccaacaagtccacggcccgacgcatgacagtctgcaaaaataatgtagatacattagatacaaataaaatatcatgaacaaaaaatcacaattgaatggaaaataaaattcaaacttaccaccgcactgaactcctccctcctatcatcagggatgatgaaccgatgggacacagcgctgtaccacctcatgtaatcctccacagcctctcccggatatgtagcagggatcccctgagggcggaggtgcggcgcaaactcagcaaaggcagcatctgcggtctcagcaagggacccagtcgtctggatctcagaggggtgtcgagggactgatatgtaaataagtaacacaagaaaggggggtttgaattgtgttcttaaaaattacttgttaaaactttagtttatgaaaagaagataagttcttaagaaaattgttctggtgacttttcaaaaactgtttagtgcagcggaagtaagtaaataaagcagaacgatcagcacacaggaatttatactggttcaccctaaacgattgggctacgtccagtacttggccaccaccaagattttcactagcaagtatcaaggacttctccaatacaagtattagacagaacttctccaagtattatcacggacttctccaagtattgtacaagactcctcctagtattatcacagacttctccaagtattgtacaggactcctcctacaatcaacaagattgtttggctctacaggaaatctcttctcaaaagagttggtgtagacaatttatggcactggaactctcaagtgttttgggttctgaaaagacgttggaacacacaggagttcagaatctaagagagaagtaagggAAGaagtttgactcttttaaggtttggtattctctcttgatttagcagaggtatgagatcggatttgactcttaggaaatctgctgtgagcttttaatgctttgaagaatgttttgattaactgctctgagttctttctttacttgcaataaatttttctcttctattcttcaatcttcagatatgtcctttatatatgatcttgctagttgtgtagccgttgagacacaaaatctggccgttgttcgtagccgttgtgagtgtcatctaaccattgattcaaatctccggttggtagcttcattaaatgcatgctgctgttcaaagctatcctttagctaaaaaggtgtactttgtcagctagtaggtggtgatagctttgggctactttgcagaagagagacattttggaaaagtgatgttgacgtgttgtcctttttcctcttcattggtcatcgagacttctctcttcagaagtaaatcagtttgcacgtgaccagattagtttccttctgactaaagcatggagcaaatagttgagatacaattttgactttcccgctcaaaggcatcttctgaaattctgaggtatgacatGGCATagaacgatacagaataagtgtcttccttgtttactggacgatgcggtcatatcttgtgtaaacttctttttccttataaggcttagacatattcgttgaagcatgcgaccttataatatatatttcctgaaaaatgtcattaacatctggaattagattttagtagagaaaagtatttataaaaattgttaggatcaaaataaggttgaaacacgttgtaacccgtttgaacttaacagggACATCCTGtatgtagccaaactggcgcagaaccctctctggtagatgccgtcgaacaacacggccaaatggcgaccggatgtagccagaatacatggccctcggatcccgtggtcgatgagcccgatggtcctcaaatggggtccatataatgtcatccaccgtcagctcatcgagcatgactcgcctctcatcaaggcctgcatgcccgacccgggacatagctcaccgccgcgccctaggctggtcctgcgagtactccggatccgccctacggataatgacgcggtcagaaaggtactcgtagacccatcctagcaggagcgagctaaaacctcccatctgggtcgtccccctcctggacgctcgactaagctggtcgtatagcgtagcgagcgcaatcgcgccccacgcgtactcgcacactcgaccaagatcctccaacatccctatccagtagacggtcatatggtagcctccgctcttgctagcaaagagcgtgGCGCCTAGCTagttcaccagccaaatccgcGCAGCGTCCTCATctcggtgctctacaatgaaatgaattaagttaatagtttataacaatacaataataatagatgcaatttaatcaagtaataattaagacatacccgccaacgcagcctcatacagggtctgcaagaccccaaagcgaatagtctgggacttattcgtatcaaactcagcctcataaataccaacagatcctcccatcaactgagcacagagcgctgcacactcgtccctctcccccctcccaggcgtatagaacctcgaccccatggggagatggagaagagccgacacgtcgtccaaggtgatagtcatctccccgaacggcatgtggaagctactagtctcctcatgccatcgctccacaagggccaaaataaggcctgcatctgtcaccgggtagctgcaatagggtagctgatgaagacccgtctgctcaatcaactctcgaacccgcctgtgactgtctgaatcaccatcacaagcaaggttccaaaccttccccccagctgtggccaccttcaactgtcgacggtccacataccgctcgtctgtgcgtaggagtgcatgccacgcccagggagccttgtgatcagcataatgggTGAGGAGCGACAGCTCAATaggcccccccggaaacggcggcaacctctggatcaggtcctcctcgccaccctgtgccccctgctccccctgctctggcgttaggacatcagcatcaacagtaggcggaggaatactatcctcgttagatcctcccatgccggatgaggcctcgccggatgactcctcgccagaagactcctcgc
This portion of the Lotus japonicus ecotype B-129 chromosome 3, LjGifu_v1.2 genome encodes:
- the LOC130744492 gene encoding uncharacterized protein LOC130744492, whose amino-acid sequence is MGHFPSFFHPYIQTVQNVEDDGNCGYRAVAALLGLPSGEESWSWVRAALIEELERHRGLYDEMWSRHVVNVLHSRLTLPPGDPATEDKWMQLPEMGYLVATRFQVVFISISSTGCWSYLPLRGEGPPDVHHVIAVGHVINHFVQLHLTLGHSMPPIALQWERYVDPTSVSWCVPYDTRLRRFFQYKSRHIMTGNRKHD
- the LOC130744493 gene encoding uncharacterized protein LOC130744493, whose translation is MRWYSAVSHRFIIPDDRREEFSAVTVMRRAVDLLEQSLEVSDAPAEGTHSRSLTERALDLIRSNAFIGTQGVAFAVVRGARAAGGRGRGDRARGGRGRGGRGRGEGAPAEGARGGRASGPRGRRGAGRGRCE
- the LOC130749798 gene encoding uncharacterized protein LOC130749798, whose protein sequence is MIEVPLVDYPPSPTVEIPTVDSPPSPTVELPREESSGEESSGEESSGEESSGEESSGEASSGMGGSNEDSIPPPTVDADVLTPEQGEQGAQGGEEDLIQRLPPFPGGPIELSLLTHYADHKAPWAWHALLRTDERYVDRRQLKVATAGGKVWNLACDGDSDSHRRVRELIEQTGLHQLPYCSYPVTDAGLILALVERWHEETSSFHMPFGEMTITLDDVSALLHLPMGSRFYTPGRGERDECAALCAQLMGGSVGIYEAEFDTNKSQTIRFGVLQTLYEAALAEHRDEDAARIWLVN